DNA from Maniola hyperantus chromosome 28, iAphHyp1.2, whole genome shotgun sequence:
GCGGGATCGGCTGGTTCACTTGCCGCGTTCTGTGTGTGCATACAGACATACACCATCACTATCATAACACATTAGGCATAAGCAGAGTGAACTACACTCACAGGAACTCTCagtttgattctgaatcgacaTCCGTCAAATAATAGGCAAATCAAAGATATGTATATTTATGTAAagaaatgataagaaagcttgggaatgagttgcttaacagctttgtgataCCTAATAAGTGATAGTTCTagtaagtttaagtgattttgtaaagtggtgataataaaaaaaaagaatacccagctgagctttttgtgggctcttctcagacccggGCACGTTTAGaactcatagctttagttttaagtttgtgtaataattatcaccaatatatcatcttacaaatgcaacaaccgaccaccaaaaagtgtaatttattaggtacctattttgaataaattattttaatagactATTGCTGGCAGTCGAATATTGCACTCCGCGCACAGGGGCCCGTCTGGGCACTGGAACATAAACTTACTCGGGCGTGTAGTGTTTGGGGGAAACCTTCAAGTGCTGTTCGTACGCCGTCTGACTCGCGAAGCAAACATTGCACTCAGCGCACAGGGGCCCGTCTGGGCACTGGAACATAAACTTACTCGGGCGTGTAGTGTTTGGGGGAAACCTTCAAGTGCTGTTCGTACGCCGTCTGACTCGCGAAGCGAACATTGCACTCCGCGCACAGGGGCCCGTCTGGGCACTGGAACATAAACTTACTCGGGCGTGTAGTGTTTGGGGGAAACCTTCAAGTGCTGTTCGTACGCCGTCTGACTCGCGAAGCGAACATTGCACTCCGCGCACAGGGGCCCGTCTGGGCACTGGAACATAAACTTACTCGGGCGTGTAGTGTTTGGGGGAAACCTTCAAGTGCTGTTCGTACGCCGTCTGACTCGCGAAGCGAACATTGCACTCCGCGCACAGGGGCCCGTCTGGGCACTGGAACATAAACTTACTCGGGCGTGTAGTGTTTGGGGGAAACCTTCAAGTGCTGTTCGTACGCCGTCTGACTCGCGAAGCGAACATTGCACTCCGCGCACAGGGGCCCGTCTGGGCACTGGAACATAAACTTACTCGGGCGTGTAGTGTTTGGGGGAAACCTTCAAGTGCTGTTCGTACGCCGTCTGACTCGCGAAGCGAACATTGCACTCCGCGCACAGGGGCCCGTCTGGGCACTGGAACATAAACTTACTCGGGCGTGTAGTGTTTGGGGGAAACCTTCAAGTGCTGTTCGTACGCCGTCTGACTCGCGAAGCGAACATTGCACTCCGCGCACAGGGGCCCATCTGGGCACTGGAACATAAACTTACTCGGGCGTGTAGTGTTTGGGGGAAACCTTCAAGTGCTGTTCGTACGCCGTCTGACTCGCGAAGCGAACATTGCACTCCGCGCACAGGGGCCCGTCTGGGCACTGGAACATAAACTTACTCGGGCGTGTAGTGTTTGGGGGAAACCTTCAAGTGCTGTTCGTACGCCGTCTGACTCGCGAAGCGAACATTGCACTCAGCGCACAGGGGCCCATCTGGGCACTAGAACAATATTTCACATAATTTGCATTTATTtcacactagcgacccgccccggcatcGCACGGGAGGGATGTAGATACTGATGTGATGTCAGTGGACAGTGTGATTATTTTGTTATATCAAATAGAATAAGTCAgcattttcgatgaaagctctcagtcgtcatatacaccaatgaaataatattactaaatctatactaatattataaggaggtaaagtttgtgagtttgtctgtagggggtaatctctggaactactgaactaattttgaaaattctttcaccagtagaaagctacattattcctgagtgacataggctattatgtactttgttttcaaaaaaattagaggtccctacgaaaattgtaataagctacccgtgtgaaGACGAGGCGGGTCACTAGTATATTGTAataccttattgcttgacgttaagattctAAACACAAGAATaacagagactcgtgctatcacgctcataattcgcgcgtacatcatggcgcgtaggcaacaaccaatagcggacggacgcgcgctatgattggctgagatgtTCTCGcgtcattcaaaaataagacttctgcgcaggtacatcggcgtagCTTATAAAGGCCTCACCTCGATCTTGTCTGTGCGGTGAATCCTCCGCAAGTGCGCGCGGAGCCCCAACTCGTTCAGGTAGGAGTAGCCGCACTGGTTGCAGATGTGGTCGGAAGGGTGCTTTACACGCAAGTGCGTCATATATGACGTGTACTTTCTGAGACGAAACagacaaattatatttttttagggttccgtgccctaaaaggaaaaaggaacccttatactacgttgtctgtctgtcgtgtctgtcaaaaaacctataagctacttcccgttgacctaaaatcatataagttggcaggtaggtaggtcttatagcacacgtaaggaaAATTGTGGTTacctcacaaaaaaaatgtgttcatgaacaaataataattattagtattttcaactttcaaagtgagattactataccacgtggggtatcatacgaaaggctagaggtaaaaaaagaattttttgaaattccacccctaagtgggttaaataggggttcgcaatctatgtagtccacgcgggcgaagtcgcgagcatgagcgcGTACATACAGGTGAAAtcataaccctccttttgggcagccgcagtcgggtaaaaaaataatacttacacgAAGTCAGCTTCACAGTGTTCGCAATTGTACCGGGTGCCCTTGTGCCAGTTCTCGTGCATTCGCGCAGACTCGCTGCAACAacaatcaccatcatcaacccttcgccgggccactactgagcacgggtctcctctcagaaggagAACAGTTTAGGGCGCAGTCCACCACCACGCTGTGGTGTAAAAAGCTTAacaaattattaacgtttaagggtgtctggggGGATTCCCACGAcacagtgtctggcaatgcatgacgtgatttctaatactctgaagaaaatataaaaaccagccaagtgcaagtcaggctcgcacactgagggttccgtactacagtcgtattttttcgacattttgcacgataattcaaaaaccatgatgcataaaataaataaaaatatgttttagaatgcacaggtaaagccctttcatataataccccacttgatatagtcatcttacttcgaatattgaaaatactaattattagttcatgaccacaatttaattttttttgtgtgatctaaccctaaattcacggttttcagattttccccaaatgtcagctatatgatctacctacctgccaaatttcatgattctaggtcaacgggaagtaccctgtaggtttcttgacagacagacagacagacaacaaagtgatcctataagggttccgtttttccttttgaggtacggaaccctaaaaaagagcaTAAACTGTCTTCCACTACCTGCCTTCAGAAAATTATGAAAGGTGTTGATGATAAGTCAATCATATCGCCATTAAATCGGCGGAGTTTACAAAGGCCTTTGACTTTGTAGATCCATTATGTATTGACAGACAAAATTAACGCACTGAGTCTTATAAAAAGTTATCTTAGTGACAGAAGTCAAGTAATAGTCATAGGATATGCGAAAAAAGTAACAGAAAAGTAATTCCTATCTCAACCGAAAATGATTACTCAAGGAGTTCCACAAGGTAGCATACTAGGACCTCTTCTCcttttaatttacataaatgATATGCCAAGATCAACTGATAACCCCATGATTCTATTTGCGGGTGtaccgttatatacattaacaaaaaaaattgtatcagTAAATGTGTGTGTATCAGCAAATAATTGAAATTGAACTCACTTGGTCATGGTGGTGAAGTCGCACAATGTGCACTTGTAGCGCGTCGCGTGCGCCTTGCTGTGTTTGTGCAGCGCGTGCTTGTCGCTCACGTACTGCTTGCACACGGGGCACTCCAGCGTGCCGAACGACTGCAcacaaaatcagtacccatattataaatgcgaaagtgtttttgtttgttgatttattggtttgtccttcaatcacatcgcaacggagcaaccgattgacgtgattttttgcatgggtatagttaaagacctggagaatgacataggatttttattccggaaaatcaaagagttcccacggaatttttaaaacctaaatccacgcgtacgaagtcgcgggtctCAGCTTTTTTACTATAATCCACCAAAATACAAAAATCTACATGTTACACTACATACCAGgtgcaaataattttttttttcgtgatgtacccacaaatttacggttttcagattcttcccctaatgtctgctataagacctacctacctgccaaatttcatgattgtaggtcaacgggaagtaccctgttcgtttcttgacagacagacggtgtgacaacaaagtgatcctataagggatgtACAGAACCATAAAAATCTGCATGATACAACGTGCAGCATACAAAGCTTACCTTGGAATGTTTCTCCATATGTCGGGTATAAGTGGTCTCAGAAATGAACCCTCTGTAGCATACATCGCATTGAAAACTAGAATTCTTGTAATTACTAGTTTCTTTCCTCTTATTGATTTCCTCTATTTGCTCTTCCAGAGTCAATTTAGTTGTTTCAAATATACTCAACTTGTCTCTAACCTTTCTAACTAGTTTCGGAGCACCAGACTTTTTGACTCTAGGTGCTCTTTTAGGTTTGGATTCATCTACTTTTTTTGTAACGTTTCTTTTAGCAGCCGGTTTTCTGTTACGAACAGTTTTAGTTCCTGTCGGATTCACCTTTCTGGTCCTTTTTACGTTATTAACAACTTTTTTAGGCAATTTCTCATCAATACCCTTATCGCTTTCAATTTTCGAAACGAATCCGACTTCAATATCATCACCTGCCAAATTACttgcatttatttttttatcatttaaaggAGCCAAATTGTCATCCGAAAACCCATCATCATTATTCAGAAAGTCCCCATCGTTTTCATCATTCAAAAAATCGACATCAATATCAATATCTTCATTGTAATCACTTTTGATATCATGCGTAGCTAATTCTGTTAAACTGTCATTTTCTTTAGGTTCGAAAGCTATTACTATTTCGTCTTGTTTTTCTACTTTGACTATGGATTTTGTTTCTACATTGTCTATCTCAATTTCTACAGATGAGCTGTCTACAACGTTTAAGTCACAGTGGTTAGGTTTGAACAACTTATGTGTTATCTTGGATGCCAGCCCGTGCTCCTGTCGACTTATTGTTCGTATTTTTGACACTGTTAACTGTAAAAAAGTAAACCAATATATAAGTTCCGCAaactgctattgcgctgaaaccatgtctcattaacatcgaaatgacgttattttgatgtcagccgaaataaaaatataccatcatcatcatcatcatcatcatcatcaaccaatagatgtccacagctagacataggtctcttgtagggacttccatacgccacggtcttgcgccgcctggatccagcggctccctgcgactcgtctgatgtcgtccgaccacctagtggggggtcttccaacgctgcgtcttccggtgcgaggtcgccattccagcaccttgggaccccaacgtctatcggttgtacgaactatgtgccctgcccattgccacctcagcttcacaacccgttaagctatgtcggttactctacttctcctacggatcttgtcatttctgatttgatcacgtagagaaactccgcatctccatcgcccgctgagtgactctgagctttcttatgaaaatataccataagctcgaaacttcagtctagtgctgacgtcactaaaatggcggccatgcgcattagcaatttgcgggacttatacaatctaaatatataaaaggaaaaggtgactgactgactgactgactgatctatcaacgcacagctcaaactactggacggatcgggctgaaatttggcatgcagatagctattatgacgtaggcatccgctaagaaaggatttttgaaaattcaacccctaagggggtgaaataggggtttgaaatttgtgtagtccacgcggacgaagtcgcgagcataagatagtaAATACAAAACTATTAATGGCTGAAATTAATCAGATTACAGATAGctgtaatctaaataaataaaaggaaaaggtgactgactgactgactgactgatctatcaacgcacagctcaaactactggacggatcgggctgaaatttggcaagcagatagttattatgacgtaggcatccgctaagaaaggatttttgaaattttttgaggtttgaagtttgtgtagtccacgcggacgaagctagcttatcctcgcgacttcgtcttcgtCTTCGTCTTCTTCgactttaggggttgaattttcaaaaatccttttttagcggacgtctacgtcataatagatagctGAATACTAGATACGTCATTATAGAGAAATAGCTGAAAATgcagctatctgcaagccaaatttcagcccgatgcgtccagtagctccagctgtgcgttgatagatcagtcagtcagtcagtcaagtcagattttcctttttagggttccgtacccccttttatatatacatagattacagatagattatttattatgagAGAGAGCATGTATTACTTACTATTCATGGGAGAGGGAGAAGGAGATAGAGGAAGAGTTGAAGGAAGAGAGAGCAATTTTTGAGAGGGCGAGGGAAAAAAGAGAGAGAGATATGAGAGGGAGAAGGAGAAATAGAGAGCAATTCTTGGGGGAGCATGTTACTTACCAGTTCGTGTTGTTTAAATAGCTCAAATAACAGCACATGCGCCCTCAAACTCTTGTGTCGGAACTGACTGCAGTGGGTCAGCCGCTGAGCACATTCCGAGCATACTGCCGGCGTCAGATACGGCACCGCTTGTTG
Protein-coding regions in this window:
- the LOC117994996 gene encoding zinc finger protein 184-like: MKCCVPSCNSLKTDSKNTQKVTFHKVPKEKFCRVAWFAALGIEESDLPEAPVVCSLHFKDSNFYNSKNGSRIVQRGAVPFVQVCMICLDTNCRLYPLSKYNLEQAFEILTGLQLQQAVPYLTPAVCSECAQRLTHCSQFRHKSLRAHVLLFELFKQHELLTVSKIRTISRQEHGLASKITHKLFKPNHCDLNVVDSSSVEIEIDNVETKSIVKVEKQDEIVIAFEPKENDSLTELATHDIKSDYNEDIDIDVDFLNDENDGDFLNNDDGFSDDNLAPLNDKKINASNLAGDDIEVGFVSKIESDKGIDEKLPKKVVNNVKRTRKVNPTGTKTVRNRKPAAKRNVTKKVDESKPKRAPRVKKSGAPKLVRKVRDKLSIFETTKLTLEEQIEEINKRKETSNYKNSSFQCDVCYRGFISETTYTRHMEKHSKSFGTLECPVCKQYVSDKHALHKHSKAHATRYKCTLCDFTTMTNESARMHENWHKGTRYNCEHCEADFVKYTSYMTHLRVKHPSDHICNQCGYSYLNELGLRAHLRRIHRTDKIECPDGPLCAECNVRFASQTAYEQHLKVSPKHYTPEWAPVRGVQCSLRESDGVRTALEGFPQTLHARCPDGPLCAECNVRFASQTAYEQHLKCPDGPLCAECNVRFASQTAYEQHLKVSPKHYTPEFPPNTTRPSKFMFQCPDGPLCAECNVRFASQTAYEQHLKVSPKHYTPETRQVNQPIPPRCYSKGTRRHKRQPGDPDDVITCEQCGIELKDFLRYTFHFKREHPDKNRTQFAPSKRAVLCEQCGRSFQSPHHLKYHMAKHTGQKDFQCDVCEKRFRIKAFLDKHKETHMAMTARRLYTCGVCEKTFTCHSSLNRHIWIHRGKSFKCEICEKAFSNASERNCHVSHVHMKVPWPKRHRGPNNRGRRPSLTKDENYDE